A stretch of DNA from Pseudonocardia hierapolitana:
TCCTCGTGCCCGGGCACGGGCCGGTGTGCCGGGGCGAGGAGATCCCCGCGCTGCTCGACGACCTCGCCGAGTACGCCGCGTTCGTCGACGCCGTCGCCCGTGAGCACCACGCGGCAGGCCACACGCCGATGGAGGCGGCCACCGCGGAGAAGGACAACAGGTTCGCCTCGTGGCAGGAGAGCGAGCGGCTCGTCGGCAACCTGCACCGGGCCTACAGCGAGCTGGACGGGCACCCACTTGGCACCCGGATCCCGCTCGACACCGTCTGGCCGGACATGGTCGCCTTCCACGGCGGCCCGATCGGGTGTTTCGCCTGATGCGCTGGGTCACCTACCGCTCGAGCGACGGCGCCGAGCGTCCCGGTCTGTTGCACGACGGGCGCGTGCACGGCCTGGACGGCACCCTGCTCGAGCTGATCGAGTCGGGCCTGGCCGCCGCGGCGGAGCGGGCGCTCGCCGAGCCGGTCGAGGTGGTCGATCTCGCCGACGTGCGGCTCGCCGCGCCGATCCCGCGGCCGCCGTCGGTGCGCGACTTCCTGTCCTTCGAGGAACACCTGCGGAACGCGCTGCACGCGCTGGGCCGCGACAAGGTGCCGCCGGTGTGGTTCGAGCAGCCGGTCTTCTACTTCTCCAACCCGGCCGCGATCCTCGGGCCCGACGAGGAGGTCCCGATCTCCCCCGGGTGCGAGGCCTTCGACTACGAGGTGGAGGTGGCCGCCGTCGTCGGGCGCGCAGGCAGCGACCTGACGCCCGCCGACGCGGAGTCGCACATCGCGGGCTACACGATCTTCTGCGACTGGTCCGCCCGCGACGTGCAGCAGCGCGAGTCGACCGCCGGGCTCGGGCCGGCCAAGGGCAAGGACGGCGCCACCAGCATCGGCCCCGTCCTCGTCACGCCCGACGAGCTGGAGCCACACCGCGACGGCAAGGGCTACCGCCTCGCGATGCGGGCGTCGGTGAACGGCCGCGAACTCGGCGGTGGCACCTGGGCCGACATCCACTGGTCGTTCGGGCAGATGCTCGCCTACGCCTCCCGCGGCACCCGCCTGCTTCCGGGCGATGTGATCGGCAGCGGCACGGTCGGCACGGGCTGCCTGCTGGAGCTGTCCGGGCTGCACGGGTCGCAGAGCTACCCGTGGCTGCGGCCGGGCGACGTGGTGACGATCGAGGTGGAGCAGCTCGGGGAGCTGACGGGCCGGATCGTCGCGGGCCCGCCCGTCGTGCCACTGTCCTGACCCGCGGCCGCGAGCTCAGGGTGCCGTGCTCCACCCTTCACGGGTGGCGATCTCCTGCAGCGCGGCCGCGGTTGCGGCGTCGGTGGGGAAGAGCGCCTCGACGACGATGTCGTCGAGGGTGATGTCGTATGCGGCGCCGAAGGTGGTGATCGCGCTGAGGAAGGACAGCTCGGCCCCGTCGTAGGTGATCCGCAGCGGCATCGCGATCTCCGCCGGGTCCGGCGGGTCTGTTCCGTCGCCGTCGCCGTGGCCGGCGAGCTCGGCGTGGAGTGCGAGGAGGTCGGGATCGCCGGTCTGGTGGGCCTGGCGGGAGAGCCGGGACAGCAGGAAGTGGCGCACCTGCGCATGGTTGGTGACGCGGGCCGCGAAGCCGTCCGGGTGCAGGCCCAGCCGCATCATGTTGACCGGCGGTTCGAGCAGCGCGGGCGTCACCCCCGCGAGCAGGACGCGTGCCGCGTCGTTGGCGAGCAGCAGGTTCCACCGGCGGTCGACGACCACCGCGGGGTTGGGGAGGTGGGCGCGCAGGATCTGCCGGAGCGCCTGCCGCGCGGCACGCAGGTCCGGCCCGTCGAGCGGCCGCTCCCGGAAGACCGGCGCGTACCCGGCCGCCACGAGGAGCCGGTTGCGCTCGCGGAGCGGGACCTGCAGGTGCTCGGCGAGGTGCAGGACCATGCGGCGGCTCGGGACCGTCCGGCCGGTCTCGACGAAGCTGACGTGCCTGCTGGAGACGTCGGCCTGGATCGCGAGGTCGAGCTGGCTCAGCCCACGGCGTCGGCGCCACTCCCGCAGCAGGTCACCGACGTTCACCGCCCGAGTTCTACCGACCCGGGGGCACCTGCGCCACTACCTGGCATGTCATGGCGGGATCGCGCCCGGAGCGCGAGATTCGAGGCATGACGACGACCGAGACCGAACGCAACCGGAAGATCGTGCTCGACGGATTCGCGGAGTTCGCGCGGGGCAACAGGGACGTCCTGAGGACCCTCATCGCGGCGGACTTCGTCGAGCACAGCCCGGGCAACCCCTCGGGCCGGGACGCGTTCATCGAGCACATCCTGAACAGTCCGTTCGCCCGCTCCCGGCTGGAGGTCAAGCGCGTGATCGCCGACGGCGCGTACGTCGTGATCCACTACCGCATGGTCGAACCCGGCGAGGAGCGCGGCACCGCCGTCGTCGACATCGTGCGCATGCAGGACGGCTTGATCGTCGAGCACTGGGACGTGCTGCAGCCCGTCCCTGAGCCGGGGCTGGTGCCGAACGGGATGTTCTGAGTCACCGACGGGCACCGAACTCGCGCGTTCCGCGGAACGCTCAGGCGGCCGTGCGGATCCGGCGGGGCAGCAGGGCGTCGAGGAAGGGGTCCGGGTCGAGCCGGTCGCCCTCCCAGTCCGGGGTGAGTGTGGTGTGGTCGATCTGTAGCCGGGCGCGGGTGTGCATCTCGATCAGGC
This window harbors:
- a CDS encoding nuclear transport factor 2 family protein; protein product: MTTTETERNRKIVLDGFAEFARGNRDVLRTLIAADFVEHSPGNPSGRDAFIEHILNSPFARSRLEVKRVIADGAYVVIHYRMVEPGEERGTAVVDIVRMQDGLIVEHWDVLQPVPEPGLVPNGMF
- a CDS encoding fumarylacetoacetate hydrolase family protein — encoded protein: MRWVTYRSSDGAERPGLLHDGRVHGLDGTLLELIESGLAAAAERALAEPVEVVDLADVRLAAPIPRPPSVRDFLSFEEHLRNALHALGRDKVPPVWFEQPVFYFSNPAAILGPDEEVPISPGCEAFDYEVEVAAVVGRAGSDLTPADAESHIAGYTIFCDWSARDVQQRESTAGLGPAKGKDGATSIGPVLVTPDELEPHRDGKGYRLAMRASVNGRELGGGTWADIHWSFGQMLAYASRGTRLLPGDVIGSGTVGTGCLLELSGLHGSQSYPWLRPGDVVTIEVEQLGELTGRIVAGPPVVPLS
- a CDS encoding helix-turn-helix domain-containing protein encodes the protein MNVGDLLREWRRRRGLSQLDLAIQADVSSRHVSFVETGRTVPSRRMVLHLAEHLQVPLRERNRLLVAAGYAPVFRERPLDGPDLRAARQALRQILRAHLPNPAVVVDRRWNLLLANDAARVLLAGVTPALLEPPVNMMRLGLHPDGFAARVTNHAQVRHFLLSRLSRQAHQTGDPDLLALHAELAGHGDGDGTDPPDPAEIAMPLRITYDGAELSFLSAITTFGAAYDITLDDIVVEALFPTDAATAAALQEIATREGWSTAP